In Promicromonospora sp. Populi, one genomic interval encodes:
- a CDS encoding nucleotidyltransferase domain-containing protein: MSQTVPIFRSALQESVLRAIFRSDRPLSSAEIARATGEPTSSVSREVRALTKAGVLTTRQAGRRSLVSFDESSPVVPGLRMMLSATTRHGFRPRSRLGWAVAAHRKELVALAGRYGLLHPRLFGSVARGDDGPDSDIDILVDVAHGRGLGDLAAFVVAATDLLGAKVDVADAGALIPDVVREAAREAVPL, translated from the coding sequence ATGTCGCAGACGGTCCCGATCTTCCGCTCCGCCCTCCAGGAGTCGGTGCTGCGCGCGATCTTTCGGTCGGACCGGCCGCTCTCGTCGGCCGAGATCGCACGCGCTACCGGCGAGCCCACATCGTCGGTGTCCCGTGAGGTCCGCGCGCTCACAAAGGCGGGCGTCCTGACGACCCGACAGGCAGGGCGCCGCTCGCTGGTCTCGTTCGACGAGTCGTCGCCTGTCGTTCCGGGTCTACGCATGATGCTCAGCGCGACGACACGTCACGGATTCCGGCCGCGCTCAAGGCTGGGCTGGGCTGTCGCAGCGCACCGTAAAGAGTTGGTTGCCCTCGCTGGGCGGTACGGGTTGTTGCACCCACGGTTGTTCGGCTCCGTCGCACGAGGGGACGACGGCCCCGACTCCGACATCGACATCCTGGTCGATGTCGCGCACGGACGTGGCCTGGGCGACCTGGCGGCGTTTGTAGTTGCGGCCACGGACCTGCTTGGCGCCAAGGTCGACGTGGCGGACGCCGGGGCACTGATCCCCGACGTCGTTCGTGAGGCCGCGCGCGAGGCGGTGCCCCTGTGA
- a CDS encoding DUF86 domain-containing protein has protein sequence MNAAARRTPAWHVRRALDHIATLRDHLDRGLDFDDPLLQDAVAMQLASAIDALKAADSAGNGRVAEAFGSAWPKTTGMRNVLAHEYFGVNVEVLEATVTNELDGLEQTARELVAEWDESKG, from the coding sequence GTGAACGCCGCTGCGCGCAGGACGCCGGCCTGGCACGTTCGCCGGGCCCTGGACCACATCGCGACACTCCGGGATCACCTGGATCGGGGACTGGATTTCGACGACCCGCTGTTGCAGGACGCAGTCGCAATGCAGCTGGCGTCCGCGATCGATGCGTTGAAGGCAGCCGACTCGGCCGGGAACGGCAGGGTCGCCGAGGCGTTCGGCAGCGCTTGGCCGAAGACCACCGGTATGCGCAATGTCCTGGCTCACGAGTACTTCGGCGTCAACGTCGAAGTACTCGAGGCGACGGTCACGAACGAGCTCGACGGGCTCGAGCAGACTGCACGTGAGCTCGTCGCCGAATGGGACGAGAGCAAGGGCTGA
- a CDS encoding Fic family protein: MLQVPAFQHEDEYWQAEPDGMTSRARMAEASGPYQSTVPPRIADWAPDVAADLAADTEEAAAALSRFDDYARAVLGESSPSLGPMSSILLRTESTSSSQIENLTVGARQLALAEIDQSTSENARTVVANVRAMEAALDLADSLDTAAVLEMHRALLSGQRGWEKHTGQWRDQLVWIGTSTVSPRGASHVGPQAELVPGAMEDLMVFVRRDDLPVVVQAAVAHAQFENIHPFADGNGRTGRALVHAMLRAKRLVTSTTAPVSAGLLKDTDRYFQTLSAYRDGDARPIVEQFSAAARFAATAGARLIDDLAAQLEGSRDQMSGLRPQASAWKVLPHLLFHPVLNASYLSAHVGMGAQSAQNALGQLVDAGVLEERTGLRRNRVWQHPGILGVLDHFAQSLIRA; this comes from the coding sequence ATGCTCCAGGTTCCTGCGTTCCAGCACGAGGACGAGTACTGGCAGGCCGAGCCCGACGGCATGACCAGCCGTGCACGGATGGCTGAGGCTTCCGGGCCGTACCAGTCCACAGTCCCGCCACGGATTGCTGACTGGGCACCCGATGTCGCTGCCGACCTCGCGGCGGACACAGAGGAAGCGGCCGCTGCCCTGAGCAGGTTCGACGACTATGCCCGCGCGGTACTCGGGGAGTCGAGCCCGTCGCTCGGGCCGATGAGTTCCATCCTGCTTCGGACCGAGTCCACGTCGTCGTCGCAAATCGAGAACCTGACCGTCGGGGCACGGCAGCTCGCACTGGCGGAGATCGACCAGTCGACGTCGGAAAACGCGCGGACCGTGGTCGCGAACGTCCGAGCCATGGAGGCTGCGCTCGACCTTGCCGACAGTCTCGACACGGCGGCGGTGCTGGAGATGCACCGGGCGTTGTTGTCCGGACAGCGAGGTTGGGAGAAGCACACCGGCCAGTGGCGTGACCAGCTGGTGTGGATCGGTACGAGCACCGTGAGTCCTCGCGGTGCATCCCACGTCGGTCCGCAGGCAGAACTCGTGCCCGGGGCGATGGAGGACCTGATGGTCTTCGTCCGCCGGGACGATCTTCCCGTGGTCGTGCAGGCAGCAGTGGCGCACGCGCAGTTCGAGAACATCCACCCCTTCGCGGACGGGAACGGCAGGACAGGCCGTGCGCTCGTCCACGCGATGCTCCGTGCCAAACGCCTGGTCACGAGCACGACGGCGCCGGTCTCGGCAGGCCTGCTGAAGGACACCGACAGGTACTTCCAGACGCTCTCGGCCTATCGGGACGGGGACGCTCGGCCGATCGTCGAGCAGTTCTCCGCCGCTGCGCGGTTCGCTGCGACGGCGGGTGCTCGCCTGATCGACGACCTCGCGGCGCAGCTCGAGGGCTCCCGTGATCAGATGTCCGGCCTTCGTCCACAGGCCTCGGCATGGAAGGTGCTCCCGCATCTGCTCTTCCACCCGGTGCTCAACGCGAGCTACCTGTCCGCCCATGTCGGTATGGGTGCACAGAGCGCGCAGAACGCGCTCGGCCAGCTGGTCGACGCCGGTGTGCTGGAGGAACGAACGGGCCTGCGTCGCAACCGGGTCTGGCAGCACCCGGGGATACTCGGTGTGCTGGACCACTTCGCGCAGAGCCTGATCCGCGCTTAG
- the nirD gene encoding nitrite reductase small subunit NirD, with product MSLPDLSDAQITGETWASDSLGVGRWERACLLTDLFPERGAAALFGTVQVALFRLPDDAAYGVHAGQVYAVQNLDPFSGAHVLSRGIVGTRAGEPTVAAPVYKQVFSLVTGKCLVTADKTPKENLPSDLATYPVRLCDGMVHVGLP from the coding sequence ATGAGCCTCCCCGACCTGTCAGACGCCCAGATCACTGGGGAGACCTGGGCGTCTGACAGCCTGGGCGTGGGCCGCTGGGAGCGGGCCTGCCTCCTCACTGACCTGTTCCCCGAGCGCGGCGCGGCCGCGCTCTTCGGCACGGTCCAGGTGGCACTCTTCCGGCTGCCCGACGACGCCGCCTACGGCGTCCACGCCGGTCAGGTGTACGCGGTCCAGAACCTCGACCCGTTCTCCGGGGCGCACGTGCTGTCGCGGGGCATCGTCGGTACGCGGGCCGGGGAGCCCACGGTGGCCGCCCCGGTCTACAAGCAGGTGTTCTCCCTGGTCACAGGCAAGTGCCTGGTCACGGCGGACAAGACCCCCAAGGAGAACCTGCCCTCGGACCTGGCGACCTACCCGGTCAGGCTCTGCGACGGCATGGTCCATGTGGGCCTCCCATGA
- a CDS encoding uroporphyrinogen-III synthase, translating into MSDVWQVPVSDVAAPAHAHATHPTLGQVMAGATVLVTAERRASELAAALERRGATIRHAPVLSMIPHVDDETLIAATRAIVSAPPDVVVVTTGIGFRAWIEAADAHGLAEPLLDLLGETRLVARGPKARGAIQAAGLQADWVAESETSAEVAEVLLSEGVQGLRIAIQHHGAGADGLDEVFEKAGAQVASLVVYRWGPAPDPQAVRDSVYAVADGEIDAVVFTSAPGSYAWVQAVEAEGLLDRVRARFVDGGTVAAAVGPITAKPLEHRGIVPLQPERGRLGALVRALVGHYEHIDSVALGTVAGSLVIRARVAVLDGKVLPLSPTGVTVLRLLAAAEGDVVPRDQVLAALPGDSQDTHAAEVAIARLREAAGRRDLIRTVVKRGYRIELA; encoded by the coding sequence GTGAGCGACGTCTGGCAGGTGCCGGTGTCTGACGTCGCGGCGCCCGCCCACGCCCACGCGACTCACCCGACACTGGGTCAGGTCATGGCCGGAGCGACGGTGCTCGTCACGGCGGAGCGCCGGGCCAGCGAGCTTGCCGCCGCCCTGGAGCGGCGCGGCGCTACGATCCGGCACGCGCCGGTGCTCAGCATGATCCCGCACGTCGACGACGAGACGCTGATCGCCGCGACCCGCGCCATCGTCTCCGCCCCGCCCGACGTCGTGGTGGTCACCACCGGGATCGGCTTCCGCGCCTGGATCGAGGCCGCCGACGCGCACGGGCTCGCCGAGCCGCTTCTTGACCTGCTGGGGGAGACCCGGCTCGTCGCCCGCGGCCCCAAGGCCCGCGGCGCGATCCAGGCCGCGGGTCTGCAGGCGGACTGGGTCGCCGAGTCCGAGACCTCCGCCGAGGTGGCGGAGGTGCTGCTCAGCGAGGGTGTGCAGGGGCTACGAATCGCCATCCAGCACCACGGCGCCGGTGCCGACGGGCTCGACGAGGTGTTCGAGAAGGCGGGCGCGCAGGTGGCGAGCCTCGTCGTCTACCGGTGGGGCCCGGCGCCGGACCCGCAGGCGGTACGCGACTCCGTCTACGCGGTGGCCGACGGTGAGATCGACGCCGTCGTGTTCACGTCCGCGCCCGGTTCCTACGCCTGGGTGCAGGCCGTGGAGGCGGAGGGCCTGCTGGACCGGGTGCGCGCCCGGTTCGTCGACGGCGGGACGGTCGCGGCCGCCGTCGGGCCGATCACCGCCAAGCCCCTGGAGCACCGGGGGATCGTGCCCCTGCAGCCCGAGCGGGGCCGGCTCGGCGCGCTCGTCCGTGCGCTGGTGGGGCACTACGAGCACATCGACTCCGTTGCGCTGGGCACCGTTGCCGGGTCGCTGGTGATCCGCGCGCGCGTGGCGGTGCTGGACGGGAAGGTGCTGCCGCTGTCGCCGACCGGCGTCACGGTGCTGCGCCTGCTCGCCGCCGCCGAGGGCGACGTCGTGCCCCGCGACCAGGTGCTGGCCGCGCTGCCGGGCGACTCCCAGGACACGCACGCCGCGGAGGTAGCGATCGCCCGCCTGCGCGAGGCGGCCGGCCGCCGCGACCTGATCCGCACGGTGGTCAAACGCGGCTACCGCATCGAGCTGGCCTGA
- a CDS encoding RNA polymerase sigma factor: MAQWETELNELVMRRSGALVGYAYSLTRDKSQAEDLVQDALVKVYSRLRRPPSVGQSGFDLDRPQSSNAEGYVRRAILTIYLDGYRRRNHWSGLKHLLADDAYAPAADRVATARVDVGVALKQLSPRQREAVMMRFFDDLTVPQIAAALGTSQGTIKRHLFDATAVLRQALAEVSVPAMDTDLDERLDTMAGAVRRRRTAKVGAVAGVSMVLAVALAWGAFAVRPWIRSEPLPADERVDYTPGYVPAGWQSEDGRYNELYCGMPVEELYAMDPGTYDVEIAGDLTPIVDGTDSHWELPVTISGTLPDGAPEEPDQEGATFITDPFILWIHDGRVVDFVGTGWSGGDAAPELVEAGTWSGTARAENSTSCRAETFVQEGFGEYVNERQGARYELRAAAVDLWAQNIRGQRVHPRDQRPDHRGPGQRRRPATSLPRAVGRLQRGRLRGPGGEGPGPSGRGESSRSGAPRSCHHL, translated from the coding sequence ATGGCGCAGTGGGAGACGGAGCTCAACGAGCTCGTGATGCGGCGCAGCGGTGCGCTGGTCGGGTACGCGTACTCGTTGACGCGGGACAAGTCGCAGGCCGAGGACCTGGTGCAGGACGCGCTGGTCAAGGTGTACTCCCGCCTGCGGCGTCCGCCGTCGGTCGGGCAGTCGGGGTTCGACCTGGACCGGCCCCAGTCGTCCAACGCCGAGGGCTACGTGCGGCGCGCGATCCTCACGATCTACCTGGACGGATACCGGCGCCGGAACCACTGGTCCGGACTCAAGCACCTGCTGGCCGACGACGCATACGCACCGGCCGCAGACCGCGTCGCCACCGCGCGCGTCGATGTCGGCGTCGCGCTGAAGCAGCTCTCGCCCCGGCAGCGCGAAGCGGTGATGATGCGCTTCTTTGACGACCTCACGGTGCCGCAGATCGCGGCCGCCCTCGGCACGAGCCAGGGCACCATCAAGCGGCACCTCTTCGACGCGACGGCGGTGCTGCGCCAGGCCCTGGCCGAGGTCTCGGTGCCCGCGATGGACACCGATCTCGACGAGCGGCTGGACACGATGGCCGGTGCGGTGCGCCGTCGTCGGACGGCGAAGGTGGGCGCCGTGGCCGGGGTGTCGATGGTGCTGGCCGTTGCGCTCGCGTGGGGCGCGTTCGCCGTCAGGCCATGGATCCGGTCGGAGCCGCTGCCTGCGGACGAGCGGGTCGACTACACGCCGGGATACGTGCCGGCGGGCTGGCAGAGCGAAGACGGGCGCTACAACGAGCTCTACTGCGGGATGCCGGTCGAGGAGCTCTACGCCATGGACCCCGGGACCTACGACGTCGAGATAGCTGGCGATCTCACGCCGATCGTCGACGGTACGGACTCCCACTGGGAGCTCCCTGTCACGATCTCCGGCACCCTGCCCGACGGTGCGCCCGAGGAGCCGGACCAGGAGGGCGCGACGTTCATCACCGACCCGTTCATCCTGTGGATTCATGACGGTCGGGTGGTCGACTTCGTCGGTACCGGGTGGAGTGGGGGTGACGCGGCGCCCGAGCTGGTAGAGGCGGGGACCTGGAGCGGGACGGCGAGAGCGGAGAACTCGACGTCGTGCCGAGCGGAGACATTCGTGCAGGAGGGCTTCGGGGAATACGTCAACGAGCGGCAAGGCGCACGGTACGAGCTGCGGGCGGCGGCGGTGGATCTCTGGGCACAGAACATACGAGGACAACGGGTTCACCCTCGCGATCAGCGACCCGATCACCGTGGACCTGGACAGCGGCGCCGCCCCGCTACCAGCCTTCCCCGCGCCGTCGGACGACTGCAGCGGGGCCGCCTACGCGGGCCGGGAGGTGAAGGCCCAGGACCTTCCGGACGAGGTGAGAGCTCTCGCAGCGGAGCTCCTCGAAGCTGTCACCACCTGTGA
- the cobA gene encoding uroporphyrinogen-III C-methyltransferase, translating into MTLVGGGPGAVDLLTVRAWRVLQSADVVVADRLGPVEILAELPPHVRVVDVGKEPGRHPVPQERINELLVEHARAGAHVVRLKGGDPFVLGRGGEEVAACLAAGVPVEVVPGVTSAVAVPGLAGIPLTHRGVTTGFHVVSGHCAPGSADPKVTPTSDTKGPLDAAALACVRDATATLVVLMGVRSLGAIVAQSLAAGADPGTPVAIVENGSMPEQRVTRARLEAAAEVAAARGVRSPAVVVIGRVAAAGLLEGTSERRLAGAGV; encoded by the coding sequence GTGACGCTTGTCGGGGGTGGGCCCGGGGCTGTTGATCTGCTGACCGTCCGGGCCTGGCGGGTGTTGCAGTCGGCCGATGTAGTGGTCGCGGACCGGCTGGGTCCCGTCGAGATCCTCGCTGAGCTCCCGCCGCACGTCCGCGTGGTCGACGTCGGCAAGGAGCCCGGCCGTCATCCCGTGCCGCAGGAGCGCATCAACGAGCTGCTCGTGGAGCACGCGCGGGCGGGCGCGCACGTGGTGCGGCTCAAGGGCGGCGACCCGTTCGTTCTCGGCCGGGGCGGCGAGGAGGTCGCCGCGTGCCTGGCGGCCGGCGTGCCGGTCGAGGTGGTGCCGGGCGTGACGTCCGCCGTCGCCGTGCCGGGGCTGGCCGGGATACCGCTCACCCATCGCGGGGTCACGACGGGGTTCCACGTGGTCTCGGGCCACTGCGCCCCTGGGTCGGCAGATCCAAAGGTCACCCCCACGTCTGATACAAAAGGGCCGCTCGATGCGGCCGCTCTGGCCTGCGTACGGGATGCCACGGCTACCCTTGTTGTACTGATGGGGGTGCGGTCCCTCGGCGCGATAGTGGCGCAGTCCCTGGCCGCAGGCGCCGATCCCGGAACTCCCGTGGCGATCGTGGAGAACGGTTCCATGCCGGAGCAGCGTGTCACGCGGGCCCGCCTCGAGGCGGCGGCCGAAGTGGCAGCGGCCCGCGGTGTGCGTTCGCCCGCGGTCGTCGTCATCGGCCGAGTGGCAGCTGCTGGGCTTCTGGAGGGTACAAGTGAGCGACGTCTGGCAGGTGCCGGTGTCTGA
- a CDS encoding class I SAM-dependent methyltransferase, protein MDIRTVPNPLVRAAGRWLHRVNQRHPWSHNDHFHGWILRRLPARRRRALDVGCGAGTLLGRLRGNFDEVLGVDADAAMAGVAAERFASDPSVTVRHARFEEVDDAFDLVTMIAMLHHMPLEPALRHASELLEPGGRLLVVGLARGETVTDLVWDVASSLLNPLVGLVKHPRPVTVPADGGAGDDDGPAMPVRDPADTFAEIIRTAHEVLPGARIRRRLFFRYSLEWTRPV, encoded by the coding sequence ATGGACATCCGGACCGTGCCCAATCCGCTGGTCCGCGCGGCCGGCCGCTGGCTGCACCGGGTCAACCAGCGGCACCCGTGGAGCCACAACGACCACTTCCATGGCTGGATCCTGCGGCGGCTCCCGGCCCGACGGCGTCGGGCGCTCGACGTCGGCTGCGGCGCCGGGACCCTGCTCGGCCGGCTGCGCGGGAACTTCGACGAGGTGCTGGGCGTGGACGCCGACGCCGCCATGGCCGGTGTTGCTGCCGAGCGGTTCGCCAGCGACCCTTCGGTGACCGTGCGCCACGCCCGGTTCGAGGAGGTCGACGACGCGTTCGACCTGGTCACGATGATCGCGATGCTGCATCATATGCCGCTGGAGCCCGCGCTGCGGCACGCGTCCGAGCTGCTCGAACCGGGCGGCCGGCTGCTCGTCGTCGGCCTGGCGCGGGGTGAGACCGTGACCGACCTTGTCTGGGACGTGGCATCGTCCCTGCTCAACCCGCTGGTCGGGCTGGTCAAGCATCCCCGGCCGGTCACTGTGCCCGCGGACGGCGGCGCCGGGGACGACGACGGCCCAGCGATGCCGGTGCGCGATCCCGCCGATACGTTCGCGGAGATCATCCGGACCGCCCACGAGGTACTGCCGGGCGCGCGGATCCGCCGCCGCCTATTCTTCCGCTACTCCCTGGAGTGGACACGGCCGGTCTGA
- the nirB gene encoding nitrite reductase large subunit NirB, giving the protein MVNSGTPQRLVVVGGGMVAQRLVEALRARDDAGRYHVTVFAEEPRAPYDRVGLTRWFADGPDGIALGDPALWADPHVTLHTDRKIESIDREAKTVTDRLGNVHAYDELVLATGSSAAMPPIPGNDLPGVFVYRTIDDVAALRGWVEQKRKTYPEGKPVRGAVIGGGLLGLEAAGALTALDAQATVIEFGTHLMGVQVDLGGGQALKRLINGQGIGVRTETATSQMKPHRRTGHVGRLDFADGGRLDVDVVVVATGVRPRDELARAAGLPIGERGGAVVDLSCRTEDPNIWAVGEVACIEGRCIGLVAPGNTMAEVVVDRLLGGLAEFPGADTATKLKLSGVDVASFGDAHARTEDAVEVVWADPVAGVYKKLVLSDDARTLLGGVFVGDAGPYASLRPMLGAALPGEDPSAFLLPEGGGGAPSLELPDDANVCSCNSVSAGTIRGAVTEHDCTDVPGVKACTRAGTTCGACLPLVKKLVDTELERAGIEVSTALCEHFEMSRAQLFDAVRVADLHSFSDIVGRFGRESVAADGTGVAKGRGCDICKPVVASILASLGNGHILAGEQSTLQDTNDHMLANLQKDGTYSVVPRMPGGEVTPDGLIVVGQVAKDFGLYTKITGGQRIDMFGARVEQLPDIWRRLVDAGFESGHAYGKSLRTVKSCVGSTWCRYGVQDSVGMAVELELRYRGLRSPHKLKLGVSGCARECAEARGKDVGVIATDKGWNMYVGGNGGQTPRHAKLLAEDLTSEELLRTIDRFLMYYVRTADRLQRTAPWIEEVDGGLDGVREVIIEDSLGICADLDAAMARHVENYEDEWKAVLEDPEKLRRFSSFVNAPKDADPSLAYVEERGQRRPATAAERAAGATSGVVIAGPKLEVRA; this is encoded by the coding sequence ATGGTCAACTCCGGCACCCCCCAGCGCCTCGTCGTGGTCGGCGGCGGCATGGTCGCGCAGCGGCTCGTCGAGGCCCTCCGCGCCCGGGATGACGCCGGTCGCTACCACGTCACCGTCTTCGCCGAGGAGCCCCGCGCACCCTACGACCGGGTGGGCCTGACCCGCTGGTTCGCGGACGGCCCCGACGGAATCGCTCTGGGTGACCCGGCCCTGTGGGCCGACCCGCACGTGACCCTGCACACGGACCGCAAGATCGAATCGATCGACCGCGAGGCCAAGACCGTCACCGACCGCCTGGGCAACGTCCACGCCTACGACGAGCTCGTGCTTGCCACCGGCTCCAGCGCTGCGATGCCGCCCATCCCGGGCAACGACCTGCCGGGCGTCTTTGTGTACCGCACCATCGACGACGTCGCGGCGCTGCGCGGTTGGGTGGAGCAGAAGCGCAAGACCTACCCGGAGGGCAAGCCGGTCCGCGGGGCCGTGATCGGCGGCGGCCTGCTGGGCCTGGAGGCCGCGGGCGCGCTCACCGCGCTCGACGCGCAGGCCACGGTGATCGAGTTCGGCACGCACCTCATGGGCGTGCAGGTGGACCTCGGCGGTGGCCAGGCGCTGAAGCGCCTTATCAATGGCCAGGGCATCGGAGTCCGCACCGAGACCGCCACCAGCCAGATGAAGCCGCACCGGCGCACCGGCCACGTCGGTCGGCTGGACTTCGCCGACGGCGGGCGGCTCGACGTCGACGTCGTAGTGGTGGCCACGGGCGTGCGCCCCCGCGACGAGCTTGCCCGCGCGGCCGGGCTGCCGATCGGGGAGCGCGGCGGCGCCGTCGTCGACCTGTCGTGCCGTACCGAGGACCCGAACATCTGGGCCGTGGGCGAGGTGGCCTGCATCGAGGGCCGCTGCATCGGCCTGGTCGCGCCCGGCAACACGATGGCCGAGGTGGTCGTGGACCGGCTGCTCGGCGGCCTCGCGGAGTTCCCCGGCGCGGACACCGCGACCAAGCTCAAGCTCTCCGGCGTCGACGTCGCGTCGTTCGGCGACGCGCACGCCCGGACCGAGGACGCCGTCGAGGTGGTCTGGGCCGACCCCGTGGCCGGCGTCTACAAGAAGCTTGTCCTGTCCGACGACGCGCGCACCCTCCTGGGCGGTGTCTTCGTGGGCGACGCCGGACCCTACGCCAGCCTGCGCCCCATGCTCGGCGCGGCGCTGCCCGGCGAGGACCCGAGCGCATTCCTGCTCCCCGAGGGTGGCGGCGGCGCCCCGAGCCTGGAGCTGCCCGACGACGCCAACGTCTGCTCCTGCAACAGCGTCTCGGCCGGCACGATCCGGGGCGCCGTCACCGAGCACGACTGCACCGACGTCCCGGGCGTGAAGGCCTGCACCCGGGCAGGCACCACCTGCGGCGCCTGCCTGCCGCTGGTCAAGAAGCTCGTCGACACCGAGCTGGAGCGCGCGGGCATCGAGGTCAGCACCGCGCTCTGCGAGCACTTCGAGATGTCCCGCGCCCAGCTGTTCGACGCTGTCCGGGTAGCCGACCTGCACTCGTTCAGCGACATCGTGGGCCGGTTCGGGCGCGAGAGTGTCGCAGCCGACGGCACGGGCGTCGCCAAGGGCCGGGGCTGCGATATCTGCAAGCCGGTGGTGGCCTCGATCCTGGCGAGCCTCGGCAACGGCCACATCCTGGCCGGCGAGCAGTCCACGCTGCAGGACACCAACGACCACATGCTCGCCAACCTGCAGAAGGACGGCACGTACTCAGTTGTGCCCCGGATGCCCGGCGGTGAGGTCACACCGGACGGGCTCATCGTCGTCGGACAGGTTGCCAAGGACTTCGGGCTGTACACGAAGATCACCGGCGGTCAGCGCATCGACATGTTCGGCGCGCGCGTGGAGCAGCTGCCGGACATCTGGCGGCGGCTTGTCGACGCCGGCTTCGAGTCCGGGCACGCCTACGGCAAGTCGCTGCGTACCGTGAAGTCGTGCGTCGGGTCCACGTGGTGCCGGTACGGCGTGCAGGATTCCGTGGGCATGGCCGTCGAGCTGGAGCTGCGCTACCGGGGCCTGCGCTCGCCGCACAAGCTCAAGCTCGGTGTCTCGGGCTGTGCCCGCGAGTGCGCGGAGGCGCGCGGCAAGGACGTGGGCGTCATCGCCACGGACAAGGGCTGGAACATGTACGTGGGCGGCAACGGCGGGCAGACGCCGCGGCACGCGAAGCTGCTCGCCGAGGACCTGACGTCCGAGGAGCTGCTGCGCACCATCGATCGGTTCCTCATGTACTACGTGCGCACCGCCGATCGGCTGCAGCGCACCGCGCCGTGGATCGAGGAGGTCGACGGCGGCCTCGACGGCGTCCGCGAGGTGATCATTGAGGACTCGCTCGGCATCTGCGCTGACCTCGACGCCGCCATGGCCCGCCACGTGGAGAACTACGAGGACGAGTGGAAGGCCGTGCTGGAGGACCCGGAGAAGCTGCGCCGGTTCTCCTCCTTCGTCAACGCCCCCAAGGACGCCGACCCGTCGCTGGCCTACGTCGAGGAGCGCGGCCAGCGCCGCCCGGCGACGGCGGCGGAGCGAGCAGCGGGAGCGACGTCCGGCGTCGTCATCGCGGGCCCCAAGCTGGAGGTGCGCGCATGA